A genomic window from Pseudomonas argentinensis includes:
- the creC gene encoding two-component system sensor histidine kinase CreC produces MPLGVRIFLAYFLFVGLSGWFVLSTVMDEIRPGVRQSTEETLVDTAHLLAVLLREEVRDGRLAQGQLPELLKAYGQRQPGAQIWGVAKNQVNHRIYVTDANGIVLLDSSGLAVGQDYSRWNDVYLTLRGRYGVRSTREDPNDPDSSVMYVAAPIIDGERILGVVSVAKPNRTLQPYIERSQRRLGWLGAGLIGLGLLVGGLLSWWLSGSLRRLTRYAQAVSEGQRAELPQVRGGELGQLAQAVERMRTELEGKAYVERYVHTLTHELKSPLAAIRGAAELLEAEMPEAQRQRFVANIGEEGERLQNLVERLLHLAQVEQRQGLEECVAVPLHAMIDELVQAQMARIEQRQVQVDNRVDAAQTLFGERFLLRQALSNLLDNALDFTPPDGLIRFACEADGESLQLRLFNQGPAVPDYAMARLTERFYSLARPATGRKSTGLGLNFVQEVANLHGATLSIANVEGGVEVRLSFTR; encoded by the coding sequence ATGCCGCTCGGAGTCCGTATCTTTCTGGCCTACTTCCTGTTCGTCGGGCTGTCCGGCTGGTTCGTGCTGAGCACGGTGATGGACGAGATCCGCCCGGGTGTGCGCCAGTCCACCGAGGAAACCCTGGTCGATACCGCGCACCTGCTGGCCGTGCTGCTGCGCGAGGAGGTGCGCGACGGCCGCCTCGCCCAGGGGCAACTGCCCGAATTGCTCAAGGCCTACGGCCAGCGCCAGCCCGGCGCGCAGATCTGGGGCGTGGCGAAGAATCAGGTCAACCACCGCATCTACGTCACCGACGCCAATGGCATCGTGCTGCTCGACTCCAGCGGCCTCGCGGTAGGGCAGGACTACTCGCGCTGGAACGATGTCTACCTGACCCTGCGCGGCCGCTACGGCGTGCGCTCGACCCGGGAGGACCCGAACGATCCGGACTCCTCGGTGATGTATGTGGCGGCGCCGATCATCGACGGCGAGCGCATTCTCGGCGTGGTGTCGGTGGCCAAGCCCAATCGTACGCTGCAGCCATATATCGAGCGCTCGCAGCGGCGCCTCGGCTGGTTGGGTGCCGGGCTGATCGGCCTGGGCCTGCTGGTTGGCGGCTTGCTCAGCTGGTGGCTCAGCGGCTCGCTACGCCGCCTGACCCGTTATGCACAGGCGGTCAGCGAAGGCCAGCGGGCCGAGCTGCCCCAGGTACGTGGCGGCGAACTCGGGCAACTGGCCCAGGCGGTGGAGCGCATGCGCACCGAACTGGAAGGCAAGGCCTACGTCGAGCGCTACGTGCACACCCTGACCCATGAGCTGAAGAGCCCGCTGGCGGCGATTCGTGGCGCCGCCGAGCTGCTGGAGGCCGAGATGCCCGAGGCCCAGCGCCAGCGTTTCGTGGCCAATATCGGCGAAGAGGGCGAGCGCCTGCAGAACCTGGTCGAGCGCCTGCTGCACCTGGCGCAGGTCGAGCAGCGCCAGGGCCTTGAGGAGTGCGTCGCCGTGCCGCTGCACGCCATGATCGACGAGCTGGTGCAGGCCCAGATGGCGCGCATCGAACAACGTCAGGTGCAGGTGGATAACCGGGTGGATGCCGCGCAGACGCTGTTCGGCGAGCGTTTCCTGCTGCGCCAGGCGCTGAGCAACCTGCTCGACAACGCGCTGGACTTCACTCCGCCTGATGGGCTGATCCGCTTTGCCTGCGAGGCTGATGGCGAGTCGCTGCAACTGCGCCTGTTCAATCAGGGGCCGGCGGTTCCCGACTACGCCATGGCGCGTCTCACCGAGCGCTTCTATTCCCTGGCGCGCCCGGCCACCGGGCGCAAGAGCACCGGCCTGGGCCTCAACTTCGTGCAAGAAGTGGCCAACCTGCATGGCGCGACTCTGAGCATCGCCAACGTCGAGGGCGGCGTGGAAGTGCGCTTGAGCTTCACGCGTTGA
- a CDS encoding methyl-accepting chemotaxis protein, with protein sequence MRELSERLAGSAQTLQKLRQQTEQITRVVDVIKGIAEQTNLLALNAAIEAARAGEQGRGFAVVADEVRSLSQRTQNSTAEIAQTVGDLHKVVGQSVAEMEQAMHQAEGDVGNVLAMSADLDGIVESVQRVSDRLAQIATAAEQQAATADEVSGNIQQVDQAASELLSGARMVSDACEQLRRGSETLSRNTGRFRVE encoded by the coding sequence ATGCGCGAGCTCAGCGAGCGCCTGGCGGGCAGCGCGCAGACCCTGCAGAAGCTGCGTCAGCAGACCGAACAGATCACCCGGGTGGTCGACGTGATCAAGGGCATCGCCGAGCAGACCAATCTGCTGGCGCTCAACGCTGCCATCGAGGCGGCCCGAGCCGGCGAGCAGGGCCGCGGCTTCGCGGTGGTCGCCGACGAAGTGCGCTCCTTGTCACAGCGCACCCAGAATTCCACAGCCGAGATCGCCCAGACCGTCGGCGACCTGCACAAGGTGGTGGGTCAATCCGTCGCCGAGATGGAGCAGGCGATGCACCAGGCCGAAGGCGATGTGGGCAACGTGCTGGCGATGAGTGCGGACCTCGACGGTATCGTCGAGTCCGTGCAGCGCGTCAGCGATCGCCTGGCGCAGATCGCCACCGCTGCCGAGCAGCAGGCGGCGACCGCCGACGAGGTGAGCGGCAATATCCAGCAGGTCGATCAGGCCGCCAGTGAATTGCTTAGCGGTGCACGGATGGTCAGCGATGCCTGTGAACAACTGCGCCGTGGCAGCGAAACCCTATCGCGCAACACCGGCCGTTTCCGGGTGGAATAA
- a CDS encoding CBS domain-containing protein, which translates to MKKTVAEVLKSKPISNVYSVTPDSSVFAAMKLMAEKGIGALVVLEGERLAGIVSERDYVRKVAVQERSPANLKVSDIMTGKVITVTPGEDARHCMELMTNGRLRHLPVVSEGRLVGLLSIGDLVKDIISHQENLIQHLEQYIRGE; encoded by the coding sequence ATGAAAAAGACCGTGGCCGAAGTACTGAAGAGCAAGCCGATTTCCAACGTGTATAGCGTCACCCCCGACAGCAGTGTGTTCGCGGCGATGAAACTGATGGCCGAGAAGGGCATTGGCGCCCTGGTGGTGCTCGAGGGCGAGCGACTGGCCGGCATCGTCAGCGAGCGTGACTACGTGCGCAAGGTCGCGGTGCAGGAACGCTCGCCAGCCAATCTGAAAGTCAGCGACATCATGACCGGCAAGGTCATTACCGTGACGCCGGGCGAAGATGCCCGGCATTGCATGGAACTGATGACCAATGGTCGTCTGCGCCACCTGCCGGTGGTCAGTGAGGGGCGGCTGGTCGGCCTACTGTCCATCGGCGACCTGGTCAAGGACATCATCAGCCACCAGGAAAACCTGATCCAGCACCTGGAGCAGTACATCCGCGGCGAATAG
- the creD gene encoding cell envelope integrity protein CreD, whose translation MNRSLLFKLGTIALLILLLMIPLLLIDGLVGERQAARDDVLRDIARSSSYAQQITGPIMVVPYRKKVLTWKTRKDSDERYQEESIEQGRLYFLPERFSLDGDVRTELRYRGIYQARLYHSDSQVSGEFKVPANYGISDVEAYWFGEPFIAVGISDVRGIGNHLKLQLNGASLSFEPGSGDDNFGSGVHVTLPARDSRIEQAYRFAFDLKLQGTDQLSITPVGRESQVSLRSDWPHPSFIGEFLPSQREVTEQGFTAKWQISFFATDMQDALSSCVSGSCAAMQSRALGVSFIDPVDQYLKADRAIKYALLFITLTFAVFFLFEVLKRMAVHPVQYALVGLSMALFYLLLLSLSEHLGFAVAYGLSALGCVALNGFYVSSVLRSWLRGAAFGGLLAALYGLLYGLLSAEDYALLMGSLLVFGVLGCVMVLTRKLDWYGVGRPTTSATIAS comes from the coding sequence ATGAACCGAAGCCTGCTGTTCAAACTGGGCACCATTGCCCTGCTGATTCTGCTGTTGATGATTCCCCTGTTGTTGATCGATGGCCTGGTGGGCGAGCGCCAGGCTGCGCGCGATGACGTACTGCGCGATATCGCCCGCAGCTCCAGCTATGCCCAGCAGATCACCGGGCCGATCATGGTGGTGCCGTATCGCAAGAAGGTACTGACCTGGAAAACCCGCAAGGACAGCGACGAGCGTTACCAGGAGGAGTCGATCGAGCAGGGCCGCCTGTACTTTTTGCCCGAGCGTTTCAGCCTTGACGGCGACGTGCGTACTGAGCTGCGTTACCGCGGCATCTACCAGGCGCGCCTGTATCACAGCGATAGTCAGGTCAGTGGCGAGTTCAAGGTGCCGGCCAACTACGGCATCAGCGATGTCGAGGCCTATTGGTTCGGCGAGCCCTTCATCGCCGTGGGCATCAGCGATGTGCGCGGCATCGGCAACCACCTCAAGCTGCAGCTCAATGGCGCCAGCCTGAGTTTCGAGCCGGGCAGCGGCGATGACAATTTCGGCAGCGGCGTACATGTGACGCTGCCGGCGCGCGACAGCCGCATTGAGCAGGCCTACCGCTTTGCGTTCGACCTGAAGCTGCAGGGCACCGACCAGTTGAGCATCACCCCGGTCGGTCGCGAGAGCCAGGTCAGCCTGCGTTCGGACTGGCCGCACCCGAGTTTCATCGGTGAGTTCCTGCCCAGTCAGCGCGAGGTGACCGAGCAGGGCTTCACCGCCAAATGGCAGATCAGCTTCTTCGCCACCGACATGCAGGACGCCCTGAGCAGCTGCGTCAGCGGCTCCTGCGCCGCCATGCAGAGCCGTGCGCTCGGGGTCAGCTTCATCGATCCGGTGGACCAGTACCTCAAGGCCGATCGGGCGATCAAGTATGCGCTGCTGTTCATCACCTTGACCTTCGCCGTGTTCTTTCTCTTCGAAGTGCTCAAGCGCATGGCCGTGCACCCGGTGCAGTACGCCCTGGTGGGCCTGTCCATGGCGCTGTTCTACCTGCTGTTGCTGTCGCTCTCCGAGCACCTGGGCTTTGCCGTGGCCTACGGCCTGTCGGCCCTGGGCTGCGTGGCATTGAACGGCTTCTACGTCAGCAGCGTGCTGCGCAGTTGGCTGCGCGGCGCCGCGTTCGGTGGCTTGCTGGCGGCCCTGTACGGGCTGCTCTACGGCCTGCTCAGTGCCGAGGACTACGCCCTGCTGATGGGCTCGTTGCTGGTATTCGGCGTGCTGGGCTGCGTGATGGTGCTGACCCGCAAGCTCGATTGGTACGGCGTTGGCCGCCCGACCACCAGCGCAACCATCGCTTCCTGA
- the creB gene encoding two-component system response regulator CreB: MATILIVEDEAAIADTLVYALQAEGFTTRWSTLGGEALALLEREACDLVILDVGLPDISGFEACKRLRRFSEVPVMFLTARNDEIDRVVGLEIGADDYVVKPFSPREVAARVKAILKRVAPREPVARPSEGPFRLDSERVRIDYHGQPLSLTRLEFQLLHCLLGQPERVFSREQLLDALGVAADAGYERNIDSHIKSLRAKLRQVAPQAEPIQTHRGLGYSLRLE, from the coding sequence ATGGCGACCATCCTGATCGTCGAAGATGAAGCCGCAATCGCCGACACCCTGGTCTACGCCCTGCAGGCAGAGGGCTTTACCACGCGCTGGTCGACGCTCGGCGGCGAGGCGCTGGCACTGCTGGAGCGCGAGGCCTGCGACCTGGTGATTCTCGACGTCGGCTTGCCCGATATCAGCGGTTTCGAGGCCTGCAAGCGGCTGCGGCGCTTTTCCGAAGTGCCAGTGATGTTCCTGACTGCCCGCAACGACGAGATCGATCGCGTTGTCGGGCTGGAGATCGGCGCCGATGATTACGTGGTCAAGCCCTTCAGCCCCCGTGAGGTGGCGGCGCGGGTCAAGGCCATTCTCAAGCGCGTGGCGCCCCGCGAGCCTGTCGCCAGGCCCAGCGAAGGCCCGTTTCGCCTCGACAGCGAGCGGGTGCGCATCGACTACCACGGCCAGCCCCTGAGCCTGACCCGCCTCGAATTCCAGTTGCTGCACTGCCTGCTCGGCCAGCCCGAGCGGGTGTTCAGCCGCGAACAGTTGCTCGATGCCCTGGGCGTGGCGGCCGATGCCGGCTACGAGCGCAATATCGACAGCCATATCAAGAGTCTACGCGCCAAGCTGCGCCAGGTCGCGCCCCAGGCCGAGCCGATCCAGACCCATCGCGGGCTGGGTTACAGCCTGCGCCTCGAATAG